Within the Solibacillus silvestris genome, the region CGTAACCTGTACGAAAAATTTCATATTCGCTAAAATATCACTTTTTATTAAAAGTGATATTTTAGCGTAGTACAAACCCATTTACAGTTGTGATCCAAAAATTCAATTACAGTCCGCCCTTTTGGTCAATATTTGATTAATACCCCTCTACTTACAGTGGGACTTGTATATAGCTTATTTGTGATAAAACGATAATTCTTGTTATACTTTCCCTTTCGTAGGTATTAATAGATTCAGTTAAAATTAGAAAGTCCTGTTTAACCGCTTCCAATGTTCCTGTAATCAGGTCTTCTCCTACTGCTACTGTAATTTCCCTTTTTAAAAACATCTCCAGCTGCGTATTCAATAATTTGCGGCTCATTACACCACCTCCTCTTTAATAAGCTACATTTTCAATACTGGTTAATGGAATGTATAGAAAATGCGTGTTCATTCTAAGTGTTATAAAGTCCAAGTCCACTTCTACTAAAATACCGGTTACCTTTGAATATTCCGTTGTAACTGTAAGGTTTGACCCTTTCAAAGAATTAAGAAATGCACGCAGTTGCCCCATATTGCACCCCCCTTTATGTTGGTATGTTAAATGATATGTTTACTGCAGAAACTTCTCTGGGTAAAGATTCAATTTTCCATAATTCCCAATAAAATATAAGCATGTCGCACAGTTGGTATTAAATAAGGTTCATATCATAATTGGGAGGTGATAACTATGAAGGAAAGGAAGGAAGGATTAGTGAGTGTTGTAATTCCATGCTATAATGCAGCGCAATTTATAGAAGATTGCCTAGATGGACTGAAGTGTCAAAAACACGATAAAATTGAAGTAATAATTGTTAATGACGCTTCTACTGACAACACACTAGACGTAGTTGAAAAGTGGCTGGAAAATTCAAATCCCCACTTTCAAACTATTATATGTAATCTTCCTGTGAATACAGGGTTTGCCGGTGCTCTTACTGTCGGCTATTTTATGAGCTCGGGCGAATATATTGCAGTAAATGATGCCGATGATATTTCGCACCCGTTACGTTTAAATAAACAGGTAAACTTTCTCCTGGAAAATCCAGACTATGATTTAATTGGAGCAAACTACAAAGTATTTTATAACGCAGATTCAATAGAAGATGGACAAAAATCTAATTGGTTGCAATACGGAGATTCTATACAAGAATGTTATGCAGCTGGAGGTCATTGTGTCTGTCACGGAACGATTTTATTTCGTGGAAAGGTTTTTGACATGATAGGTGGTCCCACACGAAGGATTAACGGTGCAGAAGATTATGAATTTATCGTAAAATTTCTGAATGCAAAATTAAAGATAGATAATCTTACAGATGTTCTCTATTACTATCGAAATCATGATCAACAACGCTCCAAGACGTTTTATGGAGGCGAGAAGAGTGACTAAAAAAAGGATTTTGCTTGCCGTTGATGCCTTCTATATCGGCGGAACCGAAACTCATGTATTAAGCCTGGCAAAAGAACTTATTCAAAATAATATCTTTGTGGCAATCGTTGCTAATAAAACGGGTAATTTAATCAATTCATATGAGGCATTGAATTGTCCCATATATCATATTGAATTTCCAAAATCCATTACTTTGGAGAAAACCTATGAGACGGAATTGATAAAACAAATTGAACTAATAATTGAAACAGAAAATATATCCCATGTTCATATTCATCAAACTTCATCTGGCTACTTGGCTGGAAAGGCAGCAAAAAACAGAGACATTCCTACAATTATAACGATACATGGGACGTATTATCCAAATCATGAGATAGAGGAACTTCTCAAATTATCAGATGAAGTCATCTGTGTAAGCCCTCCATTATGCGACTATGTAAAAA harbors:
- a CDS encoding glycosyl transferase — protein: MKERKEGLVSVVIPCYNAAQFIEDCLDGLKCQKHDKIEVIIVNDASTDNTLDVVEKWLENSNPHFQTIICNLPVNTGFAGALTVGYFMSSGEYIAVNDADDISHPLRLNKQVNFLLENPDYDLIGANYKVFYNADSIEDGQKSNWLQYGDSIQECYAAGGHCVCHGTILFRGKVFDMIGGPTRRINGAEDYEFIVKFLNAKLKIDNLTDVLYYYRNHDQQRSKTFYGGEKSD